In Synechococcus sp. PCC 6312, one genomic interval encodes:
- a CDS encoding ParB N-terminal domain-containing protein yields MTGYLDQNEQIYKHLKLRKLLHGEIYTDSVISKSSFPIDTERINVVGKSIVQYQGNISPLVVRQVEKGDDVFYEIIYGDEVYEAAKLINAPKLWVWVVDISDEQVPIIQKEISEILGDQEEIIDLVKLSEMMQSLHSLENQILKLQQKRVDQVNKILQLINPLPKILKINSVTDSELVQVPGIKDKLSQKIIKGRPYRDTQDIKKKLPKNIVNALNSHFQEIVFD; encoded by the coding sequence ATGACAGGATATTTAGATCAAAACGAGCAGATTTATAAGCATTTGAAACTACGAAAGCTTTTACACGGTGAAATATACACTGATTCAGTTATTTCTAAATCTTCTTTCCCTATTGATACCGAAAGAATAAATGTAGTTGGAAAAAGTATTGTTCAATATCAAGGTAATATTTCACCTCTAGTGGTTCGTCAGGTTGAAAAAGGTGATGATGTTTTTTATGAAATTATCTACGGCGATGAAGTTTATGAAGCAGCAAAGTTAATAAATGCACCAAAGCTGTGGGTCTGGGTAGTTGACATTTCGGATGAGCAGGTTCCAATTATTCAAAAAGAGATTTCAGAAATTCTTGGAGATCAAGAAGAAATTATTGATCTTGTAAAACTTTCTGAAATGATGCAGTCTTTACATTCCTTAGAAAATCAGATACTTAAGTTACAACAAAAAAGAGTTGATCAAGTCAACAAAATCCTACAGTTAATTAATCCATTGCCTAAAATACTGAAGATAAACTCGGTTACAGACTCAGAATTGGTGCAAGTACCTGGAATTAAAGATAAATTATCCCAAAAAATAATCAAAGGCCGCCCGTACAGAGATACTCAAGATATTAAAAAAAAGCTACCTAAAAACATCGTCAATGCTTTAAATAGTCACTTCCAAGAAATTGTTTTTGATTAG
- the lpdA gene encoding dihydrolipoyl dehydrogenase, protein MSFDYDLVIIGAGVGGHGAALHAVSCGLKTAIIEAAEMGGTCVNRGCIPSKALLAASGRVRELKQVHHLQTLGIQLGQVNFEREGIADHAKNLVQKIRGDLTNSLKRLGVDILVGRGKVAGPQKVSVTTPTGEKTVTAENIIIASGSIPWVPPGIEVDGKTVFTSDQAVQLDWLPDWIAIIGSGYIGLEFSDIYTALGCEVTMIEALDQLMPTFDPDIAKLAQRVLITPRDIETHTGKIAKKITPGSPVVIELADPKTKEVTEVLEVDACLVATGRIPATKDLGLETVGVETDKRGFITVNDQMAVLKDGKPVANLWAIGDATGKMMLAHAASAQGITVVENIAGRPREVNYRSIPAAAFTHPEISFVGLTEPDAKKLGEAEGFPVTSVRTYFKGNSKALAEGETDGIAKVIFRPDTGEILGTHIFGLHASDLIQEAANAIAKNTPVQELAFMVHTHPTLSEVLDEAFKRAAEVE, encoded by the coding sequence GTGAGTTTTGACTATGATTTGGTCATTATTGGGGCCGGAGTCGGGGGCCACGGAGCGGCACTGCATGCAGTCAGTTGTGGCTTAAAAACAGCCATTATCGAAGCGGCGGAAATGGGGGGCACCTGTGTGAATCGGGGCTGTATTCCCTCCAAAGCTCTTTTGGCCGCATCCGGTCGTGTTCGGGAACTCAAGCAGGTCCACCATCTCCAAACCCTGGGGATTCAACTGGGTCAAGTCAATTTTGAACGGGAGGGCATTGCGGATCATGCCAAAAATCTGGTGCAAAAAATCCGCGGGGACTTAACCAACAGCCTCAAACGCTTGGGGGTGGATATTCTCGTGGGTCGGGGCAAAGTCGCTGGGCCTCAAAAAGTCAGTGTGACCACGCCCACTGGGGAAAAGACCGTCACCGCCGAAAACATCATTATTGCCAGTGGCTCGATTCCCTGGGTTCCTCCCGGCATTGAAGTCGATGGCAAAACCGTCTTTACCAGCGATCAGGCCGTGCAATTGGATTGGCTGCCCGATTGGATTGCGATTATTGGCAGTGGCTACATTGGCCTGGAGTTTTCCGATATTTACACGGCTCTCGGCTGCGAAGTCACCATGATTGAAGCCTTGGATCAGCTCATGCCCACCTTTGACCCCGACATTGCCAAGTTGGCCCAACGAGTTTTAATTACCCCACGGGATATTGAAACCCACACGGGCAAAATTGCTAAAAAAATTACCCCTGGATCTCCGGTTGTGATTGAGTTAGCGGATCCCAAAACCAAGGAAGTCACGGAAGTTTTAGAAGTGGATGCCTGTTTAGTGGCCACGGGGCGAATTCCGGCAACCAAAGACCTGGGACTGGAAACCGTGGGTGTGGAAACCGATAAGCGGGGCTTTATTACCGTCAATGATCAGATGGCGGTGCTGAAAGATGGTAAACCTGTAGCGAATCTTTGGGCGATTGGGGATGCCACTGGCAAAATGATGTTAGCCCATGCCGCTTCGGCCCAAGGGATTACGGTGGTGGAAAATATTGCCGGCCGGCCGCGGGAAGTGAATTATCGGAGTATTCCAGCCGCTGCCTTTACCCATCCAGAAATTAGCTTTGTCGGATTGACGGAACCGGATGCCAAAAAACTCGGCGAGGCGGAAGGATTTCCCGTTACCAGTGTTCGTACCTATTTCAAAGGCAACTCTAAGGCCCTAGCCGAGGGAGAAACCGATGGCATTGCTAAGGTAATTTTCCGGCCGGATACGGGAGAAATTTTAGGCACTCATATTTTTGGCCTGCATGCTTCGGATTTGATTCAAGAAGCCGCCAATGCCATCGCTAAAAATACTCCGGTGCAAGAACTCGCCTTTATGGTGCATACTCACCCCACCCTCTCAGAAGTCTTAGATGAGGCCTTTAAGCGAGCGGCGGAAGTTGAGTAA
- the cobQ gene encoding cobyric acid synthase CobQ: MVVGTTSHAGKSLLTAVICRLLARRGYRVTPFKGQNMALNAYVTQAGGEIGYAQAVQAWAAGVEPQVAMNPILLKPQGDMTSQVILRGQAVGKTGATDYYRDYFDRGWQAICDSLADLAQVFEAIVCEGAGSPAEINLKHRDLTNMRIATYLQARTVLVADIDRGGVFAHIVGTLELLEPAERALINGFVINKFRGQRSLLQSGLDWLEARTGIPVLGVIPYLETQLPAEDSLDLFDRRTSKSQADLEIAVIQFPRIANFTDFDPFLSEPSVKLCYVKPGEPLGQPDAVILPGSKTTISDLQTLIKTEMATQLQDYAAAGGTIFGICGGMQILGKEIADTEGLEGIAGTWPGLGLLPLTTIITPAKITQQRQATIQYPITSPITGYEIHQGETDFDHRGDNHDLFAEPGLGMVNASQTLWGTYLHGLFDNGQWRRAWLNQLRAKKSLPPLPTAISNYDQQRDLHLSQITDLVAPHLNLDLLLEPERNRPKSKSETTSAN, translated from the coding sequence ATGGTGGTCGGTACAACGTCCCATGCCGGAAAATCCCTCTTAACGGCGGTGATTTGTCGGCTCTTGGCCCGGCGCGGCTATCGGGTTACGCCCTTTAAAGGACAAAATATGGCCCTAAATGCTTATGTCACCCAAGCAGGCGGGGAAATTGGCTATGCTCAAGCCGTCCAGGCCTGGGCCGCCGGAGTTGAACCCCAAGTGGCGATGAATCCAATTTTGCTGAAACCCCAAGGGGACATGACCTCCCAGGTAATTTTGCGGGGCCAGGCCGTGGGGAAAACGGGAGCCACCGACTACTATCGCGATTATTTTGACCGGGGCTGGCAGGCGATTTGCGACTCTTTGGCAGACCTAGCCCAGGTGTTTGAGGCGATTGTTTGTGAGGGGGCCGGCAGTCCAGCGGAAATCAATCTCAAGCATCGGGATTTGACCAATATGCGGATCGCGACCTATCTCCAGGCCCGGACAGTGTTAGTGGCGGATATTGATCGCGGCGGAGTGTTTGCCCATATTGTTGGAACTTTGGAACTATTGGAACCGGCGGAGCGAGCCTTAATTAACGGGTTTGTGATCAATAAATTTCGGGGACAGCGATCACTCTTACAATCGGGGTTGGATTGGTTAGAGGCCCGCACTGGGATTCCCGTCTTGGGGGTGATTCCCTATCTTGAGACCCAATTACCCGCCGAAGATTCCTTAGATTTATTTGATCGCCGCACCTCCAAAAGTCAAGCGGATCTAGAAATTGCCGTGATTCAGTTCCCCCGGATTGCTAACTTTACGGATTTCGACCCCTTCTTAAGTGAACCCAGCGTGAAATTGTGCTATGTCAAACCTGGAGAACCCTTAGGCCAGCCGGATGCCGTAATTTTGCCCGGAAGTAAGACGACCATTTCAGATTTACAAACTCTCATAAAAACCGAGATGGCAACTCAGCTCCAAGACTACGCCGCGGCCGGGGGGACAATTTTTGGCATTTGTGGCGGGATGCAGATCCTCGGAAAAGAAATTGCGGATACAGAGGGACTAGAGGGAATTGCCGGAACTTGGCCAGGCCTGGGCTTATTACCCTTAACGACGATCATCACCCCGGCTAAAATTACCCAACAACGCCAGGCCACGATTCAGTACCCGATCACCTCCCCAATTACGGGCTATGAAATTCATCAAGGGGAAACCGACTTTGATCACCGGGGGGATAATCATGACTTGTTCGCCGAACCCGGCCTGGGGATGGTCAATGCGAGCCAAACCCTCTGGGGTACTTACTTACACGGACTGTTTGACAATGGCCAATGGCGGCGGGCCTGGTTGAATCAACTCCGGGCGAAAAAATCCCTGCCCCCCTTACCCACTGCGATTAGTAACTACGATCAACAACGGGACTTACACCTGAGCCAGATTACGGATTTAGTTGCCCCCCACCTCAACTTAGACTTGCTGTTGGAACCTGAAAGAAACCGCCCTAAATCCAAGAGCGAAACCACATCCGCCAACTAA
- a CDS encoding LysR family transcriptional regulator, which produces MKSIDLANIDLNLLIAFEALYQEQSVTLAAQRIHVGQPAMSSALGRLRVIFGDELFIRIGRQMLPTATAQAIAPKLIHALEMIRDALIEPQLFDPATTKRAFTIAAPDYFSNLIVPKILDILSQTAPEIDLRLMTVQKESCFNLLAEGVIDCVLGTFVELPNYCVQETLFLERLVGICQADHPAIDCMDLEHFVQFPHALFTLRRDATGIIDQALAEQGLNRRILLTTPYWFILPDVITTSDILTAVPTCFSRHLLDNYALASFEIPLNLPSWPVSLVWHQLQDQDLANRWLRQVIQQVCRENLLKIS; this is translated from the coding sequence ATGAAATCAATAGACCTGGCAAATATTGACTTAAACTTGTTGATCGCATTTGAGGCGTTGTATCAAGAGCAAAGTGTTACTTTGGCAGCTCAGCGCATCCATGTGGGACAGCCAGCTATGAGTTCTGCGTTAGGGCGATTACGGGTGATTTTTGGAGATGAATTGTTTATTCGGATTGGCCGACAGATGTTACCCACTGCCACCGCCCAGGCCATTGCCCCAAAACTGATCCATGCCCTAGAGATGATTCGCGATGCCTTAATTGAGCCACAATTATTTGATCCGGCCACCACCAAACGAGCCTTTACGATTGCCGCCCCTGATTATTTCTCAAATCTGATTGTGCCGAAAATTTTAGACATTCTGAGCCAGACCGCCCCAGAGATTGACCTGCGCCTGATGACGGTGCAAAAAGAATCTTGTTTTAATCTGTTAGCTGAGGGTGTGATTGATTGTGTTCTCGGAACGTTTGTCGAGTTACCCAACTATTGTGTTCAAGAAACGTTGTTCTTAGAGCGGTTGGTCGGGATTTGTCAGGCGGATCATCCGGCTATTGATTGCATGGACTTGGAGCATTTTGTCCAATTTCCCCATGCCTTGTTTACCCTGCGTCGGGATGCAACGGGAATTATTGACCAGGCCTTGGCTGAACAGGGCTTAAACCGCCGCATTTTGTTAACAACTCCCTATTGGTTTATTTTGCCGGATGTGATTACAACATCGGATATTTTAACTGCCGTGCCAACCTGTTTTAGTCGCCATTTACTGGATAACTATGCTTTAGCGTCCTTTGAGATTCCCCTGAACCTTCCCTCTTGGCCTGTTTCGCTGGTTTGGCATCAACTTCAGGATCAGGATCTTGCGAATCGTTGGCTAAGACAAGTCATTCAACAGGTTTGTCGAGAAAATTTGCTCAAGATTTCTTAG
- a CDS encoding aldehyde oxygenase (deformylating): MSPIQAPTLDYTSETYKDAYSRINGIVIEGEKEAHENYISLTKLIPDYEEDLLRLSKMEARHKKGFEACGRNLAVSPDLDFAEKFFADLHNNFQVAAAEGKIATCLVIQALIIECFAIAAYNIYIPMADDFARKITEGVVKDEYSHLNFGEVWLQENFEAVKAEVETANKDNLPLVWRMLNEVEKDAKVLGMDKDALVEDFMIQYSGALENIGFTTREIMKMSMHGLVAA, translated from the coding sequence ATGTCCCCCATCCAGGCCCCTACCCTCGACTACACCAGTGAGACCTATAAAGATGCTTACAGCCGGATCAACGGGATTGTGATTGAGGGAGAAAAAGAGGCTCACGAAAACTATATTTCCCTGACTAAGCTTATCCCTGACTATGAAGAGGATTTACTTCGCCTCTCGAAAATGGAAGCCCGCCATAAAAAAGGGTTTGAGGCCTGTGGGCGAAATTTAGCCGTTTCCCCTGATTTAGACTTTGCCGAAAAGTTTTTTGCGGATCTCCACAATAATTTCCAAGTGGCAGCGGCCGAGGGAAAAATTGCTACCTGCTTGGTGATCCAGGCCCTGATCATTGAATGTTTTGCGATTGCGGCGTACAACATCTATATTCCAATGGCCGATGATTTTGCCCGGAAAATTACCGAGGGCGTGGTCAAAGACGAGTATTCCCATTTGAACTTTGGGGAAGTTTGGCTCCAAGAGAATTTTGAAGCGGTTAAGGCTGAGGTGGAAACGGCTAACAAGGACAACTTACCTCTAGTCTGGCGGATGTTGAATGAAGTTGAAAAGGATGCCAAGGTTTTAGGGATGGACAAGGATGCTTTGGTGGAAGATTTTATGATTCAGTACAGTGGGGCGTTGGAAAATATTGGCTTTACCACCAGAGAAATTATGAAAATGTCCATGCATGGCCTGGTGGCTGCTTAA
- a CDS encoding D-alanyl-D-alanine carboxypeptidase/D-alanyl-D-alanine-endopeptidase, producing MWELLAATNLLWEMQTGQPPLTLPQPQALVMQSDPQLQAQTQAYLKNLASLGFSSQTQGIWLQAGQELLVNHNGEKPLSAASVTKLATSLVVLEKLGPEYRFTTQLAATGPIRNGVLLGDLLVIGGGDPLLVWEEGAAIGHRLNQLGIRSVQGNLVVIGPLMMNFETDPLTAGVYLRQAMTASQLPDYVRKQAQAEKLVLPPAQVTINGTVISQAEAPSQAQPLFEHQSLPLIEIVRQMNIYSNNDIAEALARLVGGGPAVAKRAIELANLTPTDIQLINGSGLGDENRVSPRAACGILATLQAWLTPQKYNLADVLPMAGRDKGTVEYRQLPKATLVKTGTLWNVSALVGVVPTAKLSTVCFAIVNNATVDHVWGFREQQDQFIQALSRSLGTPNPLPTPFRSKQTYPRLGDLNRNLDPAPRS from the coding sequence ATGTGGGAACTTTTAGCAGCAACTAATCTACTCTGGGAAATGCAAACTGGACAACCCCCTCTGACTCTCCCCCAACCCCAGGCCCTGGTGATGCAATCCGATCCGCAACTCCAAGCCCAAACCCAGGCCTATCTGAAAAATTTGGCATCCTTGGGCTTTTCTTCGCAGACTCAGGGGATTTGGCTCCAGGCCGGACAGGAATTATTGGTCAATCACAACGGCGAGAAACCCCTTTCGGCTGCATCCGTGACAAAGTTGGCCACCAGTCTTGTCGTCTTGGAAAAATTGGGCCCAGAGTATCGGTTTACCACCCAACTAGCCGCGACCGGGCCAATTCGGAATGGGGTTTTGCTGGGGGACTTGCTGGTGATCGGTGGGGGCGATCCGCTCTTAGTCTGGGAAGAGGGGGCGGCCATTGGGCATCGCTTAAATCAGTTGGGCATCCGGTCAGTCCAGGGCAACCTTGTCGTTATTGGGCCGTTGATGATGAATTTCGAGACGGATCCCCTCACCGCTGGGGTCTATCTCCGGCAAGCCATGACCGCCAGCCAACTGCCTGACTATGTCCGTAAACAGGCCCAAGCCGAGAAACTAGTCCTCCCCCCAGCCCAAGTGACCATTAACGGCACCGTCATCTCCCAGGCCGAGGCTCCCTCCCAGGCGCAACCCCTCTTTGAGCACCAGTCCCTCCCCTTAATTGAGATTGTCCGGCAGATGAATATTTACAGTAATAACGACATTGCCGAGGCCTTGGCGAGATTAGTTGGGGGTGGGCCGGCAGTGGCCAAACGGGCGATTGAGTTAGCCAATTTAACCCCGACCGATATTCAACTGATTAATGGCTCTGGGTTGGGGGATGAAAATCGGGTCTCGCCGCGGGCCGCCTGTGGAATTTTAGCAACCCTCCAGGCCTGGTTAACCCCTCAAAAGTATAACTTGGCAGATGTTTTACCCATGGCCGGTCGAGATAAAGGGACGGTAGAATATCGGCAGCTCCCCAAAGCAACCTTAGTCAAAACCGGAACCCTCTGGAATGTCAGTGCTTTGGTGGGGGTTGTCCCGACCGCTAAATTGTCAACAGTCTGTTTTGCGATTGTCAATAACGCCACCGTGGATCATGTCTGGGGTTTCCGGGAGCAACAGGATCAATTTATCCAGGCCCTGAGCCGCAGCTTGGGAACGCCAAACCCCCTCCCCACACCTTTTCGCAGTAAACAGACCTATCCTCGCCTGGGAGACCTAAATCGGAATCTTGACCCTGCCCCCCGCTCCTAA
- a CDS encoding SDR family oxidoreductase, producing MNISGSVALITGANGGIGSIFVQELLKLDVSKIYACARDVSKLNQLVALDSHRVIPVELNVVNAEAVARVAKDCSDVSLLINNAGTSLNQGLIAAADLEAARLEMELNYFGVLSMCRAFAPVLKAQGGGAIVNILSLLGKINLPFSGSYSASKAAAFSMTQGIRAELMGQGTLVIGVMPGTVNTELAKDWPDPKVEPTEVVKDTLQAVIDGQEDVFPGEQAQQIASQLLTDPKGVEKYLGNFLPGLSLAGL from the coding sequence ATGAATATTTCCGGCTCAGTGGCTCTTATTACTGGGGCGAATGGAGGAATTGGTTCGATTTTTGTTCAGGAGTTACTGAAATTAGACGTTAGTAAAATCTATGCCTGTGCGCGGGATGTTTCTAAGCTGAATCAGTTAGTTGCTTTAGATTCGCATCGGGTGATTCCTGTAGAGTTGAATGTTGTTAATGCTGAGGCCGTAGCTCGGGTCGCCAAAGATTGTTCGGATGTGAGTCTATTGATCAACAACGCCGGAACATCTCTGAATCAAGGGTTAATTGCGGCGGCTGACCTTGAGGCGGCGCGGTTGGAAATGGAACTCAACTATTTTGGGGTGTTATCCATGTGCCGTGCCTTTGCCCCAGTCCTTAAAGCTCAAGGAGGGGGCGCAATTGTCAACATTCTGTCCCTGCTGGGAAAAATTAATCTCCCCTTTAGTGGCTCCTACAGTGCGTCTAAAGCAGCTGCATTTTCCATGACTCAAGGCATCCGGGCAGAACTGATGGGCCAAGGGACTTTAGTGATTGGAGTCATGCCGGGGACCGTCAATACAGAATTGGCGAAAGATTGGCCTGATCCCAAGGTTGAACCCACAGAAGTCGTTAAAGATACGCTCCAGGCCGTGATAGATGGTCAAGAAGATGTCTTTCCAGGTGAACAGGCCCAGCAAATTGCGAGTCAGCTCCTCACGGATCCGAAGGGTGTCGAGAAATACTTAGGGAATTTCTTGCCGGGTCTGTCTTTGGCTGGACTTTAG
- a CDS encoding Uma2 family endonuclease produces the protein MIAQSSSTDVSAEEYLELEQNSPEKHEYIDGLVYAMAGANSNHVTICINLVTMLRDHVRGLGCQIFMSDMKVRIEKKNCYYYPDLFVTCDAQDRDNTTYKQFPKLIIEVLSDSTEAFDRGDKFDDYSSLESLEEYILVSAKRKKIDCFQKSQSNSWMFQSFTSDKFMLKSLNFLGNISRVYEETTTMEEAIDKN, from the coding sequence ATGATTGCCCAATCTAGCTCAACCGATGTCAGTGCAGAAGAGTACCTGGAATTAGAGCAAAATAGCCCAGAAAAGCATGAGTACATTGATGGCCTGGTTTATGCAATGGCTGGGGCAAACAGTAATCATGTCACGATCTGTATCAACTTAGTCACGATGCTACGGGATCATGTCCGGGGCCTGGGCTGTCAGATTTTTATGAGTGATATGAAAGTCAGGATTGAAAAGAAAAACTGCTACTACTATCCAGACTTATTTGTAACTTGCGATGCCCAAGATCGAGACAACACTACTTACAAGCAGTTTCCAAAGCTCATCATTGAAGTGTTATCTGACTCGACCGAAGCGTTTGATCGGGGCGATAAGTTTGATGATTATTCGAGTTTGGAAAGTCTAGAAGAATATATTCTAGTCAGTGCCAAGAGAAAGAAAATAGATTGTTTTCAAAAAAGTCAAAGTAATTCATGGATGTTTCAAAGTTTTACGAGTGATAAATTTATGTTGAAGTCTCTGAATTTTCTTGGAAATATTTCGCGGGTTTATGAAGAAACAACGACTATGGAAGAAGCTATTGATAAAAACTAA
- a CDS encoding phospholipid carrier-dependent glycosyltransferase: MSPSHYLMPRPLKLLLTPLSLGLVGVWLFALVTRFWGLTRFDTLVFDEVYFARFGRNYLAGVAFFDAHPPLGKYLIALGIYLSGHFDPWGYRWLNAFTGSLIPLLVAGIAACLWRKPLFIFLAAFLTSLDGLLLVESRYALINMYLLFFGLLGQWLWLLASEAKKQNRAWYFIGAGLALGCSVAVKWSGLGYVLGLYGVWGIAKISGWLWGYRQGWGQHLQAWGKWTIWQMGVILPGVMVAIYSLLWWPHLRLNPGVGFFQIQQQLYDYHKGISSTAHPYCSAWFTWPLGLRPMSYFYLTVDKLTPNLDNPPLFGPMSPRNATAWVYDVHAQFNPLLLWLSTISVLILLVGCGAWLWGRWQQNQSHWNLLHVDQWPPHQHLTPAVALFVVINYGANLLPWVQVGRCLFIYHYLPAAIFSFLGLAALLTQAGSQSDIRWRGVVVLAIALVIGGFIFWLPIFLGLPLTPLEFSWRMWFRSWI; the protein is encoded by the coding sequence TTGAGTCCGAGTCATTATTTGATGCCCAGGCCCCTGAAGTTGTTATTAACACCCCTTAGTCTTGGCCTGGTGGGAGTATGGCTGTTTGCCTTGGTAACACGGTTTTGGGGCCTGACCCGTTTTGACACCTTGGTATTTGATGAGGTTTACTTTGCTCGTTTTGGGCGGAACTATTTAGCGGGAGTCGCCTTTTTTGATGCCCATCCCCCCCTGGGAAAATATTTGATTGCCTTGGGAATTTATCTGTCGGGTCACTTTGATCCTTGGGGGTATCGCTGGCTGAATGCGTTTACAGGATCGTTGATTCCGTTATTGGTGGCGGGGATTGCGGCCTGTCTGTGGCGAAAACCGTTATTTATTTTCTTGGCGGCGTTCTTGACCAGCCTCGATGGCCTGTTATTAGTGGAATCTCGCTATGCCCTAATCAATATGTATTTGCTCTTCTTTGGGCTATTGGGACAGTGGCTTTGGTTGCTGGCTAGTGAGGCCAAAAAACAAAATCGGGCCTGGTATTTCATCGGGGCGGGGTTAGCCTTGGGCTGTTCTGTGGCAGTGAAGTGGAGTGGCCTGGGTTATGTCTTGGGACTTTACGGAGTTTGGGGAATCGCCAAAATTAGCGGCTGGCTCTGGGGCTATCGGCAAGGTTGGGGGCAGCATCTCCAGGCCTGGGGGAAGTGGACAATTTGGCAGATGGGCGTGATATTACCGGGAGTGATGGTCGCAATCTATAGCCTGTTGTGGTGGCCCCATTTACGCTTAAATCCGGGGGTAGGCTTTTTCCAAATTCAGCAGCAACTTTACGACTACCACAAGGGTATTAGCAGCACGGCCCATCCCTACTGTTCTGCTTGGTTCACTTGGCCCTTGGGTTTGCGCCCGATGAGCTATTTTTACTTGACCGTTGACAAACTCACTCCCAATTTAGATAACCCGCCCCTATTCGGCCCCATGTCCCCCCGGAATGCCACGGCCTGGGTTTATGATGTCCACGCGCAATTCAATCCGCTTTTGCTCTGGCTCAGTACCATCAGTGTGTTAATTTTGCTGGTTGGGTGCGGGGCCTGGCTCTGGGGACGCTGGCAACAAAATCAATCCCACTGGAACCTTTTACACGTCGATCAATGGCCCCCTCACCAACACTTAACCCCAGCAGTCGCTCTATTTGTGGTGATTAACTATGGCGCAAATTTACTACCCTGGGTGCAGGTGGGTCGCTGTTTATTTATTTATCACTATTTGCCTGCAGCGATTTTTAGTTTTCTCGGATTAGCCGCACTACTCACCCAGGCCGGGAGCCAATCGGATATTCGTTGGCGGGGAGTCGTGGTCTTGGCCATCGCCCTAGTCATCGGTGGGTTTATCTTTTGGCTGCCGATCTTTTTGGGCTTGCCCTTAACTCCCCTAGAATTTAGTTGGCGGATGTGGTTTCGCTCTTGGATTTAG